One Trachemys scripta elegans isolate TJP31775 chromosome 4, CAS_Tse_1.0, whole genome shotgun sequence genomic region harbors:
- the LOC117875862 gene encoding uncharacterized protein LOC117875862 isoform X1, with translation MGFVWFGEEKTERGHGNRFQVSKRLFQGGGRPSVLQLFRNLFGLGQSAQEGPEARADAQEQGNVGDLEENSSLVPAGAESETSQPAGKELTGDHPTDEPRGDATGDRMGEILGELKDISLGGTPSSRGRRSPPMLDPSGMEMGDSGDWALSDLSESGSCIDASVDVEEKQSMGSGATGEPCGQCSETGDAGGASAERWPLGSRPSVLQLVRNLFGLRQSVQEGPEARADAQESGDVRDLEENSSLLPAGAESETSEPAAKELTGDHPTDETHGDATGNRMEEILGELKNISLGGAPSSHGRRSPPMLDPSGMEMGDSGGFVNTAVGKDKTAQDLCSGISGREAERVGEASGDTGTWGKAGISQVLPADNEGITLTAGPLAMTPKDFHAKEERECLLKEDLNGGSPKAELSPWNKLVNMYKQRRKLPVPKENPVQLEMEEGSTLNLTVYEFATPEPHLISSKSSSTALIFRFPDDGAGEAVGHFGRAQVDLRTNGLGAPEAD, from the exons ATGGGGTTCGTTTGGTTTGGAGAGgagaagacggagaggggacatggtaaccGTTTTCAAGTATCTAAAAGATTGTTCCAAGGAGGAGG CAGGCCCTCAGTGCTCCAGCTCTTCAGGAATCTCTTTGGGCTCGGGCAGAGCGCGCAGGAGGGCCCAGAAGCCAGAGCAGACGCACAAGAGCAGGGTAACGTCGGGGACCTAGAAGAAAACAGCTCCCTGGTGCCTGCTGGGGCTGAGTCTGAGaccagccagccagcaggcaAAGAGCTAACGGGCGACCACCCGACCGATGAGCCCCGTGGAGATGCAACAGGCGACCGCATGGGGGAGATCCTTGGAGAGCTGAAGGATATCAGTCTTGGGGGCACCCCTTCCAGCCGTGGCAGGAGATCCCCTCCTATGCTGGACCCCAGTGGCATGGAGATGGGAGACTCCGGTGACTGGGCCTTGTCAGACCTCTCTGAGAGCGGTAGCTGCATTGACGCCAGCGTGGATGTGGAGGAGAAGCAGAGCATGGGAAGTGGAGCAACAGGGGAGCCGTGCGGGCAATGCTCTGAAACAGGAGATGCAGGAGGAGCATCTGCTGAGAGATGGCCCTTGGGGAG CAGGCCCTCGGTGCTCCAGCTTGTTAGAAACCTCTTTGGGCTCAGGCAGAGCGTGCAGGAGGGCCCAGAAGCCAGAGCAGATGCACAAGAGAGCGGGGACGTCAGGGACCTAGAAGAAAACAGCTCCCTGTTGCCTGCTGGTGCTGAGTCTGAGACCAGCGAGCCAGCGGCCAAAGAGCTAACGGGCGACCACCCGACCGATGAGACCCATGGAGATGCAACAGGCAACCGCATGGAGGAGATCCTTGGAGAACTGAAGAATATCAGTCTTGGGGGAGCCCCTTCCAGCCATGGCAGGAGATCCCCTCCTATGCTGGACCCCAGTGGCATGGAGATGGGAGACTCTGGTGGCTTTGTCAACACTGCTGTGGGCAAAGATAAAACAGCCCAGGATCTATGCAGCGGAATCTCTGGCAGGGAGGCAGAAAGGGTGGGAGAAGCTTCTGGTGACACAGGAACATGGGGAAA GGCTGGAATCTCCCAGGTTCTGCCTGCTGACAACGAAGGAATCACACTGACTGCAGGACCCCTGGCAATGACCCCCAAGGACTTCCAtgccaaggaggagagagagtgccTCCTGAAAG AGGATCTAAATGGAGGATCTCCGAAGGCAGAGCTGTCTCCATGGAACAAACTCGTCAACATGTACAAGCAGCGACGGAAGCTTCCTGTTCCTAAG GAAAACCCAGTGCAGCTGGAAATGGAAGAGGGATCCACTCTGAATCTAACTGTTTATGAATTTGCAACACCTGAGCCTCATCTCATCTCTTCAAAATCTTCCAGTACTGCCCTGATCTTTAG GTTTCCTGATGACGGAGCTGGGGAAGCTGTTGGCCACTTTGGGAGAGCCCAGGTAGACCTGAGAACAAATGGACTGGGAGCTCCTGAAGCAGACTGA
- the LOC117875862 gene encoding uncharacterized protein LOC117875862 isoform X2, with translation MGFVWFGEEKTERGHGNRFQVSKRLFQGGGPSVLQLFRNLFGLGQSAQEGPEARADAQEQGNVGDLEENSSLVPAGAESETSQPAGKELTGDHPTDEPRGDATGDRMGEILGELKDISLGGTPSSRGRRSPPMLDPSGMEMGDSGDWALSDLSESGSCIDASVDVEEKQSMGSGATGEPCGQCSETGDAGGASAERWPLGSRPSVLQLVRNLFGLRQSVQEGPEARADAQESGDVRDLEENSSLLPAGAESETSEPAAKELTGDHPTDETHGDATGNRMEEILGELKNISLGGAPSSHGRRSPPMLDPSGMEMGDSGGFVNTAVGKDKTAQDLCSGISGREAERVGEASGDTGTWGKAGISQVLPADNEGITLTAGPLAMTPKDFHAKEERECLLKEDLNGGSPKAELSPWNKLVNMYKQRRKLPVPKENPVQLEMEEGSTLNLTVYEFATPEPHLISSKSSSTALIFRFPDDGAGEAVGHFGRAQVDLRTNGLGAPEAD, from the exons ATGGGGTTCGTTTGGTTTGGAGAGgagaagacggagaggggacatggtaaccGTTTTCAAGTATCTAAAAGATTGTTCCAAGGAGGAGG GCCCTCAGTGCTCCAGCTCTTCAGGAATCTCTTTGGGCTCGGGCAGAGCGCGCAGGAGGGCCCAGAAGCCAGAGCAGACGCACAAGAGCAGGGTAACGTCGGGGACCTAGAAGAAAACAGCTCCCTGGTGCCTGCTGGGGCTGAGTCTGAGaccagccagccagcaggcaAAGAGCTAACGGGCGACCACCCGACCGATGAGCCCCGTGGAGATGCAACAGGCGACCGCATGGGGGAGATCCTTGGAGAGCTGAAGGATATCAGTCTTGGGGGCACCCCTTCCAGCCGTGGCAGGAGATCCCCTCCTATGCTGGACCCCAGTGGCATGGAGATGGGAGACTCCGGTGACTGGGCCTTGTCAGACCTCTCTGAGAGCGGTAGCTGCATTGACGCCAGCGTGGATGTGGAGGAGAAGCAGAGCATGGGAAGTGGAGCAACAGGGGAGCCGTGCGGGCAATGCTCTGAAACAGGAGATGCAGGAGGAGCATCTGCTGAGAGATGGCCCTTGGGGAG CAGGCCCTCGGTGCTCCAGCTTGTTAGAAACCTCTTTGGGCTCAGGCAGAGCGTGCAGGAGGGCCCAGAAGCCAGAGCAGATGCACAAGAGAGCGGGGACGTCAGGGACCTAGAAGAAAACAGCTCCCTGTTGCCTGCTGGTGCTGAGTCTGAGACCAGCGAGCCAGCGGCCAAAGAGCTAACGGGCGACCACCCGACCGATGAGACCCATGGAGATGCAACAGGCAACCGCATGGAGGAGATCCTTGGAGAACTGAAGAATATCAGTCTTGGGGGAGCCCCTTCCAGCCATGGCAGGAGATCCCCTCCTATGCTGGACCCCAGTGGCATGGAGATGGGAGACTCTGGTGGCTTTGTCAACACTGCTGTGGGCAAAGATAAAACAGCCCAGGATCTATGCAGCGGAATCTCTGGCAGGGAGGCAGAAAGGGTGGGAGAAGCTTCTGGTGACACAGGAACATGGGGAAA GGCTGGAATCTCCCAGGTTCTGCCTGCTGACAACGAAGGAATCACACTGACTGCAGGACCCCTGGCAATGACCCCCAAGGACTTCCAtgccaaggaggagagagagtgccTCCTGAAAG AGGATCTAAATGGAGGATCTCCGAAGGCAGAGCTGTCTCCATGGAACAAACTCGTCAACATGTACAAGCAGCGACGGAAGCTTCCTGTTCCTAAG GAAAACCCAGTGCAGCTGGAAATGGAAGAGGGATCCACTCTGAATCTAACTGTTTATGAATTTGCAACACCTGAGCCTCATCTCATCTCTTCAAAATCTTCCAGTACTGCCCTGATCTTTAG GTTTCCTGATGACGGAGCTGGGGAAGCTGTTGGCCACTTTGGGAGAGCCCAGGTAGACCTGAGAACAAATGGACTGGGAGCTCCTGAAGCAGACTGA
- the LOC117875862 gene encoding uncharacterized protein LOC117875862 isoform X4, giving the protein MGEILGELKDISLGGTPSSRGRRSPPMLDPSGMEMGDSGDWALSDLSESGSCIDASVDVEEKQSMGSGATGEPCGQCSETGDAGGASAERWPLGSRPSVLQLVRNLFGLRQSVQEGPEARADAQESGDVRDLEENSSLLPAGAESETSEPAAKELTGDHPTDETHGDATGNRMEEILGELKNISLGGAPSSHGRRSPPMLDPSGMEMGDSGGFVNTAVGKDKTAQDLCSGISGREAERVGEASGDTGTWGKAGISQVLPADNEGITLTAGPLAMTPKDFHAKEERECLLKEDLNGGSPKAELSPWNKLVNMYKQRRKLPVPKENPVQLEMEEGSTLNLTVYEFATPEPHLISSKSSSTALIFRFPDDGAGEAVGHFGRAQVDLRTNGLGAPEAD; this is encoded by the exons ATGGGGGAGATCCTTGGAGAGCTGAAGGATATCAGTCTTGGGGGCACCCCTTCCAGCCGTGGCAGGAGATCCCCTCCTATGCTGGACCCCAGTGGCATGGAGATGGGAGACTCCGGTGACTGGGCCTTGTCAGACCTCTCTGAGAGCGGTAGCTGCATTGACGCCAGCGTGGATGTGGAGGAGAAGCAGAGCATGGGAAGTGGAGCAACAGGGGAGCCGTGCGGGCAATGCTCTGAAACAGGAGATGCAGGAGGAGCATCTGCTGAGAGATGGCCCTTGGGGAG CAGGCCCTCGGTGCTCCAGCTTGTTAGAAACCTCTTTGGGCTCAGGCAGAGCGTGCAGGAGGGCCCAGAAGCCAGAGCAGATGCACAAGAGAGCGGGGACGTCAGGGACCTAGAAGAAAACAGCTCCCTGTTGCCTGCTGGTGCTGAGTCTGAGACCAGCGAGCCAGCGGCCAAAGAGCTAACGGGCGACCACCCGACCGATGAGACCCATGGAGATGCAACAGGCAACCGCATGGAGGAGATCCTTGGAGAACTGAAGAATATCAGTCTTGGGGGAGCCCCTTCCAGCCATGGCAGGAGATCCCCTCCTATGCTGGACCCCAGTGGCATGGAGATGGGAGACTCTGGTGGCTTTGTCAACACTGCTGTGGGCAAAGATAAAACAGCCCAGGATCTATGCAGCGGAATCTCTGGCAGGGAGGCAGAAAGGGTGGGAGAAGCTTCTGGTGACACAGGAACATGGGGAAA GGCTGGAATCTCCCAGGTTCTGCCTGCTGACAACGAAGGAATCACACTGACTGCAGGACCCCTGGCAATGACCCCCAAGGACTTCCAtgccaaggaggagagagagtgccTCCTGAAAG AGGATCTAAATGGAGGATCTCCGAAGGCAGAGCTGTCTCCATGGAACAAACTCGTCAACATGTACAAGCAGCGACGGAAGCTTCCTGTTCCTAAG GAAAACCCAGTGCAGCTGGAAATGGAAGAGGGATCCACTCTGAATCTAACTGTTTATGAATTTGCAACACCTGAGCCTCATCTCATCTCTTCAAAATCTTCCAGTACTGCCCTGATCTTTAG GTTTCCTGATGACGGAGCTGGGGAAGCTGTTGGCCACTTTGGGAGAGCCCAGGTAGACCTGAGAACAAATGGACTGGGAGCTCCTGAAGCAGACTGA
- the LOC117875862 gene encoding uncharacterized protein LOC117875862 isoform X3: MGFVWFGEEKTERGHGNRFQVSKRLFQGGGRPSVLQLFRNLFGLGQSAQEGPEARADAQEQGNVGDLEENSSLVPAGAESETSQPAGKELTGDHPTDEPRGDATGDRMGEILGELKDISLGGTPSSRGRRSPPMLDPSGMEMGDSGDWALSDLSESGSCIDASVDVEEKQSMGSGATGEPCGQCSETGDAGGASAERWPLGRPSVLQLVRNLFGLRQSVQEGPEARADAQESGDVRDLEENSSLLPAGAESETSEPAAKELTGDHPTDETHGDATGNRMEEILGELKNISLGGAPSSHGRRSPPMLDPSGMEMGDSGGFVNTAVGKDKTAQDLCSGISGREAERVGEASGDTGTWGKAGISQVLPADNEGITLTAGPLAMTPKDFHAKEERECLLKEDLNGGSPKAELSPWNKLVNMYKQRRKLPVPKENPVQLEMEEGSTLNLTVYEFATPEPHLISSKSSSTALIFRFPDDGAGEAVGHFGRAQVDLRTNGLGAPEAD; encoded by the exons ATGGGGTTCGTTTGGTTTGGAGAGgagaagacggagaggggacatggtaaccGTTTTCAAGTATCTAAAAGATTGTTCCAAGGAGGAGG CAGGCCCTCAGTGCTCCAGCTCTTCAGGAATCTCTTTGGGCTCGGGCAGAGCGCGCAGGAGGGCCCAGAAGCCAGAGCAGACGCACAAGAGCAGGGTAACGTCGGGGACCTAGAAGAAAACAGCTCCCTGGTGCCTGCTGGGGCTGAGTCTGAGaccagccagccagcaggcaAAGAGCTAACGGGCGACCACCCGACCGATGAGCCCCGTGGAGATGCAACAGGCGACCGCATGGGGGAGATCCTTGGAGAGCTGAAGGATATCAGTCTTGGGGGCACCCCTTCCAGCCGTGGCAGGAGATCCCCTCCTATGCTGGACCCCAGTGGCATGGAGATGGGAGACTCCGGTGACTGGGCCTTGTCAGACCTCTCTGAGAGCGGTAGCTGCATTGACGCCAGCGTGGATGTGGAGGAGAAGCAGAGCATGGGAAGTGGAGCAACAGGGGAGCCGTGCGGGCAATGCTCTGAAACAGGAGATGCAGGAGGAGCATCTGCTGAGAGATGGCCCTTGGGGAG GCCCTCGGTGCTCCAGCTTGTTAGAAACCTCTTTGGGCTCAGGCAGAGCGTGCAGGAGGGCCCAGAAGCCAGAGCAGATGCACAAGAGAGCGGGGACGTCAGGGACCTAGAAGAAAACAGCTCCCTGTTGCCTGCTGGTGCTGAGTCTGAGACCAGCGAGCCAGCGGCCAAAGAGCTAACGGGCGACCACCCGACCGATGAGACCCATGGAGATGCAACAGGCAACCGCATGGAGGAGATCCTTGGAGAACTGAAGAATATCAGTCTTGGGGGAGCCCCTTCCAGCCATGGCAGGAGATCCCCTCCTATGCTGGACCCCAGTGGCATGGAGATGGGAGACTCTGGTGGCTTTGTCAACACTGCTGTGGGCAAAGATAAAACAGCCCAGGATCTATGCAGCGGAATCTCTGGCAGGGAGGCAGAAAGGGTGGGAGAAGCTTCTGGTGACACAGGAACATGGGGAAA GGCTGGAATCTCCCAGGTTCTGCCTGCTGACAACGAAGGAATCACACTGACTGCAGGACCCCTGGCAATGACCCCCAAGGACTTCCAtgccaaggaggagagagagtgccTCCTGAAAG AGGATCTAAATGGAGGATCTCCGAAGGCAGAGCTGTCTCCATGGAACAAACTCGTCAACATGTACAAGCAGCGACGGAAGCTTCCTGTTCCTAAG GAAAACCCAGTGCAGCTGGAAATGGAAGAGGGATCCACTCTGAATCTAACTGTTTATGAATTTGCAACACCTGAGCCTCATCTCATCTCTTCAAAATCTTCCAGTACTGCCCTGATCTTTAG GTTTCCTGATGACGGAGCTGGGGAAGCTGTTGGCCACTTTGGGAGAGCCCAGGTAGACCTGAGAACAAATGGACTGGGAGCTCCTGAAGCAGACTGA